A section of the Coleofasciculus sp. FACHB-T130 genome encodes:
- the rsfS gene encoding ribosome silencing factor, whose translation MSEQFKIQSSSTGNEAFISNGDDANASARLAVNADKQKASKELALTAARAADDRKAADIVLLQVGEVSYLADYFAIATGFSRVQVRAIAQSIEQKVETEWQRLPLRVEGKAEGSWILLDYGDVIIHILLPPEREFYNLEAFWGHAEKIDFSAS comes from the coding sequence ATGTCAGAACAGTTCAAGATACAGTCCTCCTCTACTGGGAACGAAGCATTCATCTCCAACGGAGACGACGCGAATGCTTCTGCTCGACTGGCTGTCAATGCAGATAAACAAAAAGCAAGCAAAGAGCTGGCTTTAACGGCTGCCAGAGCTGCTGATGACCGCAAAGCGGCTGACATCGTATTGCTACAGGTAGGAGAGGTATCCTATCTGGCGGATTACTTTGCGATCGCAACCGGCTTCTCCAGAGTCCAGGTGAGAGCGATCGCCCAATCAATTGAACAGAAAGTAGAAACGGAGTGGCAACGCCTGCCTCTGCGCGTGGAAGGAAAGGCAGAAGGCAGCTGGATACTGTTGGATTACGGGGATGTCATCATTCACATCTTGTTGCCTCCAGAGCGGGAATTCTATAATCTGGAAGCATTCTGGGGTCATGCTGAAAAAATCGATTTCTCAGCATCGTGA